One stretch of Macrotis lagotis isolate mMagLag1 chromosome 7, bilby.v1.9.chrom.fasta, whole genome shotgun sequence DNA includes these proteins:
- the LOC141493967 gene encoding repressor of RNA polymerase III transcription MAF1 homolog yields MKLLENSSFEAINSQLTVETGDAHIIGRIESYSCKMAGDDKHMFKQFCQEGRPHVLEALSPPQTSGISPSRLSKSQGQEDEGPLSDKCSRKTLFYLIATLNESFRPDYDFSTAKSHEFSREPSLNWVVNSVNCSLFSAVREDFTALKPKLWNAVDEEIGLSECDIYSYNPDLDSDPFGEDGSLWSFNYFFYNKRLKRIVFFSCLSISGSTYTRSEAGHELDMDLGEEEEEEEEESGGSICDGATEETSTMEDRLQVICM; encoded by the coding sequence ATGAAACTCTTAGAAAACTCCAGTTTTGAGGCGATCAACTCCCAACTAACAGTGGAGACAGGTGATGCTCACATCATTGGCAGGATCGAGAGTTACTCCTGTAAGATGGCAGGGGACGACAAGCACATGTTCAAGCAATTCTGCCAGGAAGGCCGACCCCATGTGCTAGAGGCTCTGTCGCCCCCCCAGACCTCTGGCATCAGCCCTAGCAGGCTGAGCAAGAGCCAGGGACAGGAAGATGAAGGACCGCTGAGTGATAAATGCAGCAGAAAGACCCTTTTCTATCTGATTGCTACTCTCAATGAATCTTTCAGACCTGATTATGACTTCAGCACCGCTAAGAGCCACGAGTTCAGCAGAGAACCTAGCCTCAATTGGGTGGTGAACTCAGTAAATTGCAGCCTATTCTCTGCAGTTCGTGAGGATTTTACTGCTCTGAAGCCAAAGCTGTGGAATGCAGTAGATGAAGAGATTGGCCTCTCTGAGTGTGATATTTACAGCTACAATCCTGATCTGGACTCTGACCCTTTTGGTGAAGATGGCAGCCTCTGGTCCTTCAACTACTTTTTCTACAACAAGCGGCTCAAGCGCATCGTTTTCTTCAGCTGCCTATCGATCAGTGGCTCCACATACACTCGATCAGAGGCAGGCCATGAATTGGATATGGAtttgggagaggaagaggaggaagaggaagaagaaagcgGGGGTAGCATCTGTGATGGGGCAACAGAAGAGACTAGCACCATGGAGGACAGGCTCCAAGTGATCTGCATGTGA